One Cicer arietinum cultivar CDC Frontier isolate Library 1 chromosome 8, Cicar.CDCFrontier_v2.0, whole genome shotgun sequence DNA segment encodes these proteins:
- the LOC101500174 gene encoding ribonuclease III domain-containing protein RNC1, chloroplastic isoform X1, whose protein sequence is MFTTHFLPPPFPITIHLHLPTTMELSSSFSLSPKPCPTPPTNFSFSSSLSPFPIQILIKNSKSQNPKNRVFAVTIDPTKDLPKNNPQRLLKELAERKKLTSPKSKGPPRRYILKPPLDDKKLAERFLNSPQLSLKSFPLLSSCLPSSRLNNADKIWIEEYLLEAKQALGYSLEPSETLEDDNPAKQFDTLLYLAFQHPSCERSKTKHVKSGHSRLCFLGQFVLELALGEFFLQRYPRESPGPMRERVFGLIGKENLPKWIKAASLQNLIFPYDNMDKIVRKDREGPVKSVFWALFGAIYLCFGLPEVYRVLFEVFGMDPDAENCQPKLRRQLEDVDYVSAEFESKLNWQDIVAYKPPADALFAHPRLFRACVPPGMHRFRGNIWDYDSRPQVLRTLGYPLEMTDRIPEITEARNVELGLGLQLCFLHPSKYKFEHPRFCFERLEYVGQKIQDLVMAERLLMKHLDAPGLWLQEKHRRTLMNKHCGRYLRAKHLHGFIIYDDKVQDAYERNRRRRNPATTAVNQAIHGLSYLVYGKRDVRRLMFEFFDFEQIQPKEV, encoded by the exons ATGTTCACAACCCACTTTCTACCACCACCGTTTCCCATCACAATTCATTTACACCTGCCAACAACAATGGAACTCTCTTCCTCCTTTTCACTCTCCCCAAAACCATGCCCAACCCCACCAACTAACTTCTCATTCTCATCCTCATTGTCTCCCTTCCCTatccaaattttaataaaaaactccaaatcccaaaaccctaaaaatcGCGTTTTCGCAGTTACCATAGATCCAACAAAAGACCTCCCTAAAAACAATCCTCAACGACTTCTAAAAGAACTCGCAGAACGCAAAAAACTCACTTCTCCAAAATCAAAAGGACCTCCAAGAAGGTACATCTTAAAACCACCACTAGACGATAAAAAATTAGCAGAAAGGTTTCTCAATAGCCCTCAACTATCTCTCAAATCGTTCCCTCTGTTGAGTTCTTGTTTACCTTCGTCGCGTCTCAACAATGCGGATAAAATTTGGATTGAAGAGTATTTACTCGAAGCGAAACAAGCTCTAGGGTACTCACTTGAACCTTCAGAGACACTAGAGGATGATAATCCTGCAAAACAATTCGACACTCTGTTGTATTTAGCGTTTCAGCATCCTTCTTGTGAGAGATCGAAAACGAAACACGTGAAGTCTGGGCATTCGAGGTTGTGTTTTTTGGGGCAGTTTGTGCTTGAATTGGCATTGGGTGAATTCTTCTTGCAGAGGTATCCAAGGGAATCGCCGGGTCCAATGAGGGAGAGAGTGTTTGGATTGATAGGGAAGGAGAATTTGCCTAAGTGGATTAAAGCTGCTAGTTTGCAGAATTTGATATTTCCTTATGATAATATGGATAAGATTGTGAGGAAGGACAGAGAAGGACCTGTTAa GTCGGTATTTTGGGCTTTGTTTGGAGCAATCTATCTTTGTTTTGGTCTTCCAGAAGTCTACCGCGTACTTTTTGAAGTCTTTGGAATGGATCCAGACGCTGAGAATTGCCAGCCCAAGTTGCGCAGACAACTTGAAGACGTCGATTATGTATCTGCTGAGTTTGAAAGCAAGCTAAACTGGCAAGATATAGTAGCTTATAAG CCTCCTGCAGATGCTCTGTTTGCTCATCCAAGGCTGTTTAGAGCTTGTGTTCCCCCTGGCATGCATCGGTTCAGAGGAAATATATGGGATTATGATAGCAGACCCCAAGTTTTGAGAACACTTGGATATCCATTAGAAATGACAGACAGAATTCCAGAAATTACTGAAGCCAGGAACGTAGAGCTTGGGCTTGGATTGCAG CTTTGTTTCCTGCATCCATCCAAGTACAAATTTGAGCATCCTCGATTTTGCTTTGAGAGATTAGAATATGTTGGCCAAAAGATACAG gATTTGGTGATGGCTGAAAGATTGTTGATGAAGCATTTAGATGCTCCTGGGTTGTGGCTACAAGAGAAACATCGTCGCACTCTTATGAACAAACACTGTGGAAGATATTTGAGGGCCAAACATCTCCACGGCTTTATTATATATGATGATAAGGTTCAAGACGCCTATGAGCGCAACCGGAGACGTAGAAATCCAGCCACAACAGCTGTTAATCAAGCTATTCACGGGCTCTCATATCTTGTTTATGGAAAACGTGACGTGAGACGACTgatgtttgagttttttgaCTTTGAGCAGATTCAGCCTAAAGAGGTCTAA
- the LOC101500174 gene encoding ribonuclease III domain-containing protein RNC1, chloroplastic isoform X2, with protein MHRFRGNIWDYDSRPQVLRTLGYPLEMTDRIPEITEARNVELGLGLQLCFLHPSKYKFEHPRFCFERLEYVGQKIQDLVMAERLLMKHLDAPGLWLQEKHRRTLMNKHCGRYLRAKHLHGFIIYDDKVQDAYERNRRRRNPATTAVNQAIHGLSYLVYGKRDVRRLMFEFFDFEQIQPKEV; from the exons ATGCATCGGTTCAGAGGAAATATATGGGATTATGATAGCAGACCCCAAGTTTTGAGAACACTTGGATATCCATTAGAAATGACAGACAGAATTCCAGAAATTACTGAAGCCAGGAACGTAGAGCTTGGGCTTGGATTGCAG CTTTGTTTCCTGCATCCATCCAAGTACAAATTTGAGCATCCTCGATTTTGCTTTGAGAGATTAGAATATGTTGGCCAAAAGATACAG gATTTGGTGATGGCTGAAAGATTGTTGATGAAGCATTTAGATGCTCCTGGGTTGTGGCTACAAGAGAAACATCGTCGCACTCTTATGAACAAACACTGTGGAAGATATTTGAGGGCCAAACATCTCCACGGCTTTATTATATATGATGATAAGGTTCAAGACGCCTATGAGCGCAACCGGAGACGTAGAAATCCAGCCACAACAGCTGTTAATCAAGCTATTCACGGGCTCTCATATCTTGTTTATGGAAAACGTGACGTGAGACGACTgatgtttgagttttttgaCTTTGAGCAGATTCAGCCTAAAGAGGTCTAA